The following proteins come from a genomic window of Mycolicibacterium rufum:
- a CDS encoding DUF3817 domain-containing protein — protein MTRAFDVRNAAAWFRLIAFAEAVSWIGLLIGMYFKYLGTPRTEVGVKIFGPVHGGVFIAFLVAAVFTGMALRWGVSTWLLALLGSIVPLGSVIFLIWADRTGRMGPQRAAVAAGQPGRTAPETT, from the coding sequence ATGACGCGCGCATTCGACGTCCGCAACGCCGCGGCGTGGTTCCGGCTGATCGCCTTCGCCGAGGCGGTCAGCTGGATCGGACTGCTGATCGGCATGTACTTCAAGTACCTCGGCACGCCCCGGACCGAGGTCGGCGTGAAGATCTTCGGCCCCGTGCACGGCGGGGTGTTCATCGCCTTCCTGGTGGCGGCCGTGTTCACCGGCATGGCCCTCAGGTGGGGGGTGAGCACATGGTTGCTGGCGTTGCTGGGCAGCATCGTGCCACTGGGCAGTGTGATCTTCCTCATATGGGCTGATCGGACGGGTCGGATGGGCCCGCAGCGGGCCGCTGTGGCCGCCGGACAACCGGGACGGACAGCACCCGAAACGACGTGA